From one Lotus japonicus ecotype B-129 chromosome 3, LjGifu_v1.2 genomic stretch:
- the LOC130743210 gene encoding geranylhydroquinone 3''-hydroxylase CYP76B74-like isoform X1, producing the protein MHSSGTLSLSPPRFCSENSSNSCPCGNSLEPFLDLPLPLSLPTTATSFPGKTLLMRGHRTKLFWYIGNIICTLQESSIPGWWSFVSPTHMFLALTQWRIQDPRVRGFKFFKTTDVLSKFHEKYGPIVKLWLGPTQLLVSVKDPMLIQEMLTKAEDKLPFTGKVLHLAFGQSSLFAPSFEKAKKRRELLATELNERLLGTADLMPMKVADFIVDKIENTRVRGSIGCRLVSQHMAFTLMGATFFGDGFLAWPKAAMYEELLTMIGKDACFWASYNVTPFWKQGFWRYQRLCNKLRCLTQDMLQHCRKSCKIFGHTDENVHSESSNLDMKSADGAQCCSDNEFHNYYFSHDLNGHQNADDETCGNIMRVMFHGCQTTAALIANVLTNLVTHLELQDKVYSEISMIGRNPSKYKHEDVYRMPLLLATVYESARLLPIGPMLQRCSLKHDLSFASGVTIPAGAMLVVPVQLVQKDDSSWGSDACDFNPHRFLSNDTKGLGSAELNNPNENVAFLPFGSGTRACVGQKFVIQIVATLLASLLETYEIRLNSGSDDDPKPILKNHVLQHHPDSPILFVRRDQ; encoded by the exons ATGCATTCCTCTGGTACGCTCTCATTGTCACCACCACGCTTCTGCTCAGAAAACTCTTCAAACTCTTGTCCTTGTGGCAACTCGCTAGAACCCTTCCTGGACCTCCCTCTCCCTCTTTCTTTGCCCACCACCGCTACCTCGTTTCCCGGCAAAACTTTACTG ATGAGAGGTCATAGAACCAAACTTTTTTGGTATATCGGAAATATAATTTGCACCCTCCAGGAATCATCAATCCCTGGATGGTGGTCCTTCGTCTCCCCAACCCATATGTTCCTAGCTCTTacccagtggcggatccaggaccccagggtcagggggttcaaatttttcaaaacaACAG ATGTGTTGTCAAAATTCCATGAGAAGTATGGACCGATTGTTAAGCTATGGCTTGGTCCTACTCAGCTTCTGGTGTCAGTCAAGGATCCAATGTTAATTCAAGAGATGCTTACAAAGGCTGAGGATAAATTGCCTTTTACTGGAAAAGTATTACATCTAGCCTTTGGGCAATCAAGCCTCTTTGCTCCTTCCTTTGAAAAG GCTAAAAAAAGAAGGGAATTATTGGCAACAGAGTTGAATGAAAGATTGCTAGGGACTGCTGATCTGATGCCTATGAAGGTTGCTGACTTTATCGTAGATAAGATAGAAAACACCAGGGTCAGAGGAAGTATTGGTTGTAGATTGGTTTCCCAGCATATGGCTTTCACCTTAATGGGAGCCACATTCTTTGGAGATGGCTTCTTGGCCTGGCCAAAGGCTGCAATGTATGAGGAACTTCTTACAATGATTGGTAAAGATGCTTGCTTTTGGGCCTCATATAATGTTACTCCTTTCTGGAAACAAGGATTTTGGAGGTATCAACGCTTATGTAATAAGTTAAGATGCTTAACTCAGGACATGCTTCAACATTGCAGAAAAAGCTGCAAGATATTTGGCCATACTGATGAAAATGTTCATAGTGAAAGTTCAAACCTAGACATGAAATCAGCAGATGGTGCACAATGTTGTTCTGATAATGAGTTCCATAATTACTATTTTTCTCACGACCTTAATGGTCACCAAAATGCTGATGATGAAACCTGTGGGAACATCATGCGTGTTATGTTTCATGGATGTCAAACTACAGCTGCTTTAATTGCGAATGTATTGACTAATCTTGTGACGCATCTGGAACTACAAGATAAG GTTTATTCAGAGATTAGCATGATTGGAAGAAACCCATCAAAATATAAGCATGAAGATGTTTATAGGATGCCATTGCTATTGGCTACAGTTTATGAATCTGCGCGCCTGCTCCCCATTGGTCCAATGCTGCAGAGGTGTTCTTTGAAACACG ACTTAAGTTTTGCAAGTGGCGTAACCATACCTGCTGGAGCGATGCTTGTTGTGCCTGTTCAATTGGTACAGAAGGATGACTCCAGTTGGGGGAGTGATGCATGTGATTTTAATCCACACCGATTTCTATCAAATGATACAAAAGGATTAG GTTCAGCTGAACTAAACAATCCAAATGAAAATGTAGCGTTTCTTCCTTTTGGATCTGGTACACGAGCTTGTGTTGGGCAGAAATTTGTTATCCAAATTGTTGCCACATTGTTGGCATCACTGCTAGAAACTTATGAG ATAAGGCTCAACTCAGGCTCGGATGATGACCCAAAACCAATCTTGAAGAATCATGTTCTTCAGCATCATCCTGATTCACCAATATTGTTTGTGAGAAGAGACCAGTGA
- the LOC130743210 gene encoding geranylhydroquinone 3''-hydroxylase CYP76B74-like isoform X2 — protein sequence MNNDPSSSSSSSSLPTTFFGLLLLHSSKCNNITLSEVFTDFATREFNAFLWYALIVTTTLLLRKLFKLLSLWQLARTLPGPPSPSFFAHHRYLVSRQNFTDVLSKFHEKYGPIVKLWLGPTQLLVSVKDPMLIQEMLTKAEDKLPFTGKVLHLAFGQSSLFAPSFEKAKKRRELLATELNERLLGTADLMPMKVADFIVDKIENTRVRGSIGCRLVSQHMAFTLMGATFFGDGFLAWPKAAMYEELLTMIGKDACFWASYNVTPFWKQGFWRYQRLCNKLRCLTQDMLQHCRKSCKIFGHTDENVHSESSNLDMKSADGAQCCSDNEFHNYYFSHDLNGHQNADDETCGNIMRVMFHGCQTTAALIANVLTNLVTHLELQDKVYSEISMIGRNPSKYKHEDVYRMPLLLATVYESARLLPIGPMLQRCSLKHDLSFASGVTIPAGAMLVVPVQLVQKDDSSWGSDACDFNPHRFLSNDTKGLGSAELNNPNENVAFLPFGSGTRACVGQKFVIQIVATLLASLLETYEIRLNSGSDDDPKPILKNHVLQHHPDSPILFVRRDQ from the exons ATGAACAAcgacccttcttcttcttcttcttcttcttctcttccaaCCACTTTCTtcggtcttcttcttcttcactcctCCAAATGCAACAACATCACTCTCTCTGAAGTCTTCACCGACTTCGCCACCAGAGAATTCAATGCATTCCTCTGGTACGCTCTCATTGTCACCACCACGCTTCTGCTCAGAAAACTCTTCAAACTCTTGTCCTTGTGGCAACTCGCTAGAACCCTTCCTGGACCTCCCTCTCCCTCTTTCTTTGCCCACCACCGCTACCTCGTTTCCCGGCAAAACTTTACTG ATGTGTTGTCAAAATTCCATGAGAAGTATGGACCGATTGTTAAGCTATGGCTTGGTCCTACTCAGCTTCTGGTGTCAGTCAAGGATCCAATGTTAATTCAAGAGATGCTTACAAAGGCTGAGGATAAATTGCCTTTTACTGGAAAAGTATTACATCTAGCCTTTGGGCAATCAAGCCTCTTTGCTCCTTCCTTTGAAAAG GCTAAAAAAAGAAGGGAATTATTGGCAACAGAGTTGAATGAAAGATTGCTAGGGACTGCTGATCTGATGCCTATGAAGGTTGCTGACTTTATCGTAGATAAGATAGAAAACACCAGGGTCAGAGGAAGTATTGGTTGTAGATTGGTTTCCCAGCATATGGCTTTCACCTTAATGGGAGCCACATTCTTTGGAGATGGCTTCTTGGCCTGGCCAAAGGCTGCAATGTATGAGGAACTTCTTACAATGATTGGTAAAGATGCTTGCTTTTGGGCCTCATATAATGTTACTCCTTTCTGGAAACAAGGATTTTGGAGGTATCAACGCTTATGTAATAAGTTAAGATGCTTAACTCAGGACATGCTTCAACATTGCAGAAAAAGCTGCAAGATATTTGGCCATACTGATGAAAATGTTCATAGTGAAAGTTCAAACCTAGACATGAAATCAGCAGATGGTGCACAATGTTGTTCTGATAATGAGTTCCATAATTACTATTTTTCTCACGACCTTAATGGTCACCAAAATGCTGATGATGAAACCTGTGGGAACATCATGCGTGTTATGTTTCATGGATGTCAAACTACAGCTGCTTTAATTGCGAATGTATTGACTAATCTTGTGACGCATCTGGAACTACAAGATAAG GTTTATTCAGAGATTAGCATGATTGGAAGAAACCCATCAAAATATAAGCATGAAGATGTTTATAGGATGCCATTGCTATTGGCTACAGTTTATGAATCTGCGCGCCTGCTCCCCATTGGTCCAATGCTGCAGAGGTGTTCTTTGAAACACG ACTTAAGTTTTGCAAGTGGCGTAACCATACCTGCTGGAGCGATGCTTGTTGTGCCTGTTCAATTGGTACAGAAGGATGACTCCAGTTGGGGGAGTGATGCATGTGATTTTAATCCACACCGATTTCTATCAAATGATACAAAAGGATTAG GTTCAGCTGAACTAAACAATCCAAATGAAAATGTAGCGTTTCTTCCTTTTGGATCTGGTACACGAGCTTGTGTTGGGCAGAAATTTGTTATCCAAATTGTTGCCACATTGTTGGCATCACTGCTAGAAACTTATGAG ATAAGGCTCAACTCAGGCTCGGATGATGACCCAAAACCAATCTTGAAGAATCATGTTCTTCAGCATCATCCTGATTCACCAATATTGTTTGTGAGAAGAGACCAGTGA
- the LOC130743210 gene encoding geranylhydroquinone 3''-hydroxylase CYP76B74-like isoform X3: MHSSGTLSLSPPRFCSENSSNSCPCGNSLEPFLDLPLPLSLPTTATSFPGKTLLESSIPGWWSFVSPTHMFLALTQWRIQDPRVRGFKFFKTTDVLSKFHEKYGPIVKLWLGPTQLLVSVKDPMLIQEMLTKAEDKLPFTGKVLHLAFGQSSLFAPSFEKAKKRRELLATELNERLLGTADLMPMKVADFIVDKIENTRVRGSIGCRLVSQHMAFTLMGATFFGDGFLAWPKAAMYEELLTMIGKDACFWASYNVTPFWKQGFWRYQRLCNKLRCLTQDMLQHCRKSCKIFGHTDENVHSESSNLDMKSADGAQCCSDNEFHNYYFSHDLNGHQNADDETCGNIMRVMFHGCQTTAALIANVLTNLVTHLELQDKVYSEISMIGRNPSKYKHEDVYRMPLLLATVYESARLLPIGPMLQRCSLKHDLSFASGVTIPAGAMLVVPVQLVQKDDSSWGSDACDFNPHRFLSNDTKGLGSAELNNPNENVAFLPFGSGTRACVGQKFVIQIVATLLASLLETYEIRLNSGSDDDPKPILKNHVLQHHPDSPILFVRRDQ; the protein is encoded by the exons ATGCATTCCTCTGGTACGCTCTCATTGTCACCACCACGCTTCTGCTCAGAAAACTCTTCAAACTCTTGTCCTTGTGGCAACTCGCTAGAACCCTTCCTGGACCTCCCTCTCCCTCTTTCTTTGCCCACCACCGCTACCTCGTTTCCCGGCAAAACTTTACTG GAATCATCAATCCCTGGATGGTGGTCCTTCGTCTCCCCAACCCATATGTTCCTAGCTCTTacccagtggcggatccaggaccccagggtcagggggttcaaatttttcaaaacaACAG ATGTGTTGTCAAAATTCCATGAGAAGTATGGACCGATTGTTAAGCTATGGCTTGGTCCTACTCAGCTTCTGGTGTCAGTCAAGGATCCAATGTTAATTCAAGAGATGCTTACAAAGGCTGAGGATAAATTGCCTTTTACTGGAAAAGTATTACATCTAGCCTTTGGGCAATCAAGCCTCTTTGCTCCTTCCTTTGAAAAG GCTAAAAAAAGAAGGGAATTATTGGCAACAGAGTTGAATGAAAGATTGCTAGGGACTGCTGATCTGATGCCTATGAAGGTTGCTGACTTTATCGTAGATAAGATAGAAAACACCAGGGTCAGAGGAAGTATTGGTTGTAGATTGGTTTCCCAGCATATGGCTTTCACCTTAATGGGAGCCACATTCTTTGGAGATGGCTTCTTGGCCTGGCCAAAGGCTGCAATGTATGAGGAACTTCTTACAATGATTGGTAAAGATGCTTGCTTTTGGGCCTCATATAATGTTACTCCTTTCTGGAAACAAGGATTTTGGAGGTATCAACGCTTATGTAATAAGTTAAGATGCTTAACTCAGGACATGCTTCAACATTGCAGAAAAAGCTGCAAGATATTTGGCCATACTGATGAAAATGTTCATAGTGAAAGTTCAAACCTAGACATGAAATCAGCAGATGGTGCACAATGTTGTTCTGATAATGAGTTCCATAATTACTATTTTTCTCACGACCTTAATGGTCACCAAAATGCTGATGATGAAACCTGTGGGAACATCATGCGTGTTATGTTTCATGGATGTCAAACTACAGCTGCTTTAATTGCGAATGTATTGACTAATCTTGTGACGCATCTGGAACTACAAGATAAG GTTTATTCAGAGATTAGCATGATTGGAAGAAACCCATCAAAATATAAGCATGAAGATGTTTATAGGATGCCATTGCTATTGGCTACAGTTTATGAATCTGCGCGCCTGCTCCCCATTGGTCCAATGCTGCAGAGGTGTTCTTTGAAACACG ACTTAAGTTTTGCAAGTGGCGTAACCATACCTGCTGGAGCGATGCTTGTTGTGCCTGTTCAATTGGTACAGAAGGATGACTCCAGTTGGGGGAGTGATGCATGTGATTTTAATCCACACCGATTTCTATCAAATGATACAAAAGGATTAG GTTCAGCTGAACTAAACAATCCAAATGAAAATGTAGCGTTTCTTCCTTTTGGATCTGGTACACGAGCTTGTGTTGGGCAGAAATTTGTTATCCAAATTGTTGCCACATTGTTGGCATCACTGCTAGAAACTTATGAG ATAAGGCTCAACTCAGGCTCGGATGATGACCCAAAACCAATCTTGAAGAATCATGTTCTTCAGCATCATCCTGATTCACCAATATTGTTTGTGAGAAGAGACCAGTGA
- the LOC130743210 gene encoding geranylhydroquinone 3''-hydroxylase CYP76B74-like isoform X4: MHSSGTLSLSPPRFCSENSSNSCPCGNSLEPFLDLPLPLSLPTTATSFPGKTLLMRGHRTKLFWYIGNIICTLQESSIPGWWSFVSPTHMFLALTQWRIQDPRVRGFKFFKTTDVLSKFHEKYGPIVKLWLGPTQLLVSVKDPMLIQEMLTKAEDKLPFTGKVLHLAFGQSSLFAPSFEKAKKRRELLATELNERLLGTADLMPMKVADFIVDKIENTRVRGSIGCRLVSQHMAFTLMGATFFGDGFLAWPKAAMYEELLTMIGKDACFWASYNVTPFWKQGFWRYQRLCNKLRCLTQDMLQHCRKSCKIFGHTDENVHSESSNLDMKSADGAQCCSDNEFHNYYFSHDLNGHQNADDETCGNIMRVMFHGCQTTAALIANVLTNLVTHLELQDKVYSEISMIGRNPSKYKHEDVYRMPLLLATVYESARLLPIGPMLQRCSLKHDLSFASGVTIPAGAMLVVPVQLVQKDDSSWGSDACDFNPHRFLSNDTKGLGSAELNNPNENVAFLPFGSGTRACVGQKFVIQIVATLLASLLETYEERINTRETNGV; encoded by the exons ATGCATTCCTCTGGTACGCTCTCATTGTCACCACCACGCTTCTGCTCAGAAAACTCTTCAAACTCTTGTCCTTGTGGCAACTCGCTAGAACCCTTCCTGGACCTCCCTCTCCCTCTTTCTTTGCCCACCACCGCTACCTCGTTTCCCGGCAAAACTTTACTG ATGAGAGGTCATAGAACCAAACTTTTTTGGTATATCGGAAATATAATTTGCACCCTCCAGGAATCATCAATCCCTGGATGGTGGTCCTTCGTCTCCCCAACCCATATGTTCCTAGCTCTTacccagtggcggatccaggaccccagggtcagggggttcaaatttttcaaaacaACAG ATGTGTTGTCAAAATTCCATGAGAAGTATGGACCGATTGTTAAGCTATGGCTTGGTCCTACTCAGCTTCTGGTGTCAGTCAAGGATCCAATGTTAATTCAAGAGATGCTTACAAAGGCTGAGGATAAATTGCCTTTTACTGGAAAAGTATTACATCTAGCCTTTGGGCAATCAAGCCTCTTTGCTCCTTCCTTTGAAAAG GCTAAAAAAAGAAGGGAATTATTGGCAACAGAGTTGAATGAAAGATTGCTAGGGACTGCTGATCTGATGCCTATGAAGGTTGCTGACTTTATCGTAGATAAGATAGAAAACACCAGGGTCAGAGGAAGTATTGGTTGTAGATTGGTTTCCCAGCATATGGCTTTCACCTTAATGGGAGCCACATTCTTTGGAGATGGCTTCTTGGCCTGGCCAAAGGCTGCAATGTATGAGGAACTTCTTACAATGATTGGTAAAGATGCTTGCTTTTGGGCCTCATATAATGTTACTCCTTTCTGGAAACAAGGATTTTGGAGGTATCAACGCTTATGTAATAAGTTAAGATGCTTAACTCAGGACATGCTTCAACATTGCAGAAAAAGCTGCAAGATATTTGGCCATACTGATGAAAATGTTCATAGTGAAAGTTCAAACCTAGACATGAAATCAGCAGATGGTGCACAATGTTGTTCTGATAATGAGTTCCATAATTACTATTTTTCTCACGACCTTAATGGTCACCAAAATGCTGATGATGAAACCTGTGGGAACATCATGCGTGTTATGTTTCATGGATGTCAAACTACAGCTGCTTTAATTGCGAATGTATTGACTAATCTTGTGACGCATCTGGAACTACAAGATAAG GTTTATTCAGAGATTAGCATGATTGGAAGAAACCCATCAAAATATAAGCATGAAGATGTTTATAGGATGCCATTGCTATTGGCTACAGTTTATGAATCTGCGCGCCTGCTCCCCATTGGTCCAATGCTGCAGAGGTGTTCTTTGAAACACG ACTTAAGTTTTGCAAGTGGCGTAACCATACCTGCTGGAGCGATGCTTGTTGTGCCTGTTCAATTGGTACAGAAGGATGACTCCAGTTGGGGGAGTGATGCATGTGATTTTAATCCACACCGATTTCTATCAAATGATACAAAAGGATTAG GTTCAGCTGAACTAAACAATCCAAATGAAAATGTAGCGTTTCTTCCTTTTGGATCTGGTACACGAGCTTGTGTTGGGCAGAAATTTGTTATCCAAATTGTTGCCACATTGTTGGCATCACTGCTAGAAACTTATGAG GAAAGGATAAACACTAGAGAAACAAATGGAGTGTGA
- the LOC130743210 gene encoding cytochrome P450 78A5-like isoform X5: MHSSGTLSLSPPRFCSENSSNSCPCGNSLEPFLDLPLPLSLPTTATSFPGKTLLMRGHRTKLFWYIGNIICTLQESSIPGWWSFVSPTHMFLALTQWRIQDPRVRGFKFFKTTDVLSKFHEKYGPIVKLWLGPTQLLVSVKDPMLIQEMLTKAEDKLPFTGKVLHLAFGQSSLFAPSFEKAKKRRELLATELNERLLGTADLMPMKVADFIVDKIENTRVRGSIGCRLVSQHMAFTLMGATFFGDGFLAWPKAAMYEELLTMIGKDACFWASYNVTPFWKQGFWRYQRLCNKLRCLTQDMLQHCRKSCKIFGHTDENVHSESSNLDMKSADGAQCCSDNEFHNYYFSHDLNGHQNADDETCGNIMRVMFHGCQTTAALIANVLTNLVTHLELQDKVYSEISMIGRNPSKYKHEDVYRMPLLLATVYESARLLPIGPMLQRCSLKHDLSFASGVTIPAGAMLVVPVQLVQKDDSSWGSDACDFNPHRFLSNDTKGLGG, from the exons ATGCATTCCTCTGGTACGCTCTCATTGTCACCACCACGCTTCTGCTCAGAAAACTCTTCAAACTCTTGTCCTTGTGGCAACTCGCTAGAACCCTTCCTGGACCTCCCTCTCCCTCTTTCTTTGCCCACCACCGCTACCTCGTTTCCCGGCAAAACTTTACTG ATGAGAGGTCATAGAACCAAACTTTTTTGGTATATCGGAAATATAATTTGCACCCTCCAGGAATCATCAATCCCTGGATGGTGGTCCTTCGTCTCCCCAACCCATATGTTCCTAGCTCTTacccagtggcggatccaggaccccagggtcagggggttcaaatttttcaaaacaACAG ATGTGTTGTCAAAATTCCATGAGAAGTATGGACCGATTGTTAAGCTATGGCTTGGTCCTACTCAGCTTCTGGTGTCAGTCAAGGATCCAATGTTAATTCAAGAGATGCTTACAAAGGCTGAGGATAAATTGCCTTTTACTGGAAAAGTATTACATCTAGCCTTTGGGCAATCAAGCCTCTTTGCTCCTTCCTTTGAAAAG GCTAAAAAAAGAAGGGAATTATTGGCAACAGAGTTGAATGAAAGATTGCTAGGGACTGCTGATCTGATGCCTATGAAGGTTGCTGACTTTATCGTAGATAAGATAGAAAACACCAGGGTCAGAGGAAGTATTGGTTGTAGATTGGTTTCCCAGCATATGGCTTTCACCTTAATGGGAGCCACATTCTTTGGAGATGGCTTCTTGGCCTGGCCAAAGGCTGCAATGTATGAGGAACTTCTTACAATGATTGGTAAAGATGCTTGCTTTTGGGCCTCATATAATGTTACTCCTTTCTGGAAACAAGGATTTTGGAGGTATCAACGCTTATGTAATAAGTTAAGATGCTTAACTCAGGACATGCTTCAACATTGCAGAAAAAGCTGCAAGATATTTGGCCATACTGATGAAAATGTTCATAGTGAAAGTTCAAACCTAGACATGAAATCAGCAGATGGTGCACAATGTTGTTCTGATAATGAGTTCCATAATTACTATTTTTCTCACGACCTTAATGGTCACCAAAATGCTGATGATGAAACCTGTGGGAACATCATGCGTGTTATGTTTCATGGATGTCAAACTACAGCTGCTTTAATTGCGAATGTATTGACTAATCTTGTGACGCATCTGGAACTACAAGATAAG GTTTATTCAGAGATTAGCATGATTGGAAGAAACCCATCAAAATATAAGCATGAAGATGTTTATAGGATGCCATTGCTATTGGCTACAGTTTATGAATCTGCGCGCCTGCTCCCCATTGGTCCAATGCTGCAGAGGTGTTCTTTGAAACACG ACTTAAGTTTTGCAAGTGGCGTAACCATACCTGCTGGAGCGATGCTTGTTGTGCCTGTTCAATTGGTACAGAAGGATGACTCCAGTTGGGGGAGTGATGCATGTGATTTTAATCCACACCGATTTCTATCAAATGATACAAAAGGATTAG GTGGTTGA